One Pleurocapsa sp. PCC 7327 DNA segment encodes these proteins:
- the xth gene encoding exodeoxyribonuclease III: MKIATWNVNSIRTRQQHVVDWLQNNPVDVLCLQETKVTDADFPRDCFEKLGYHLYISGQKSYNGVAIFSLQPLTQISTGFAPVLGDLLAEDLDFDSQKRVITGVIGEIRIVNLYVPNGAAVDSEKYDYKLRWLKVLKDYLKTLREKSSEELCVCGDFNIALEDRDIYDPKGKENHIMASPRERQALQKVLAIGLKDAFRKFTAEGGHFSWWDYRQGGFQRNRGWRIDHHYLTPQLYERAISCRIDVEPRKLPQPSDHAPVIVEF, translated from the coding sequence ATGAAAATTGCCACTTGGAATGTTAATTCAATTCGCACTCGCCAGCAGCACGTAGTAGATTGGCTACAAAACAATCCTGTCGATGTTCTTTGTTTACAAGAAACAAAGGTAACTGATGCAGATTTTCCTAGAGATTGTTTTGAAAAACTTGGATATCATCTCTATATCTCCGGGCAAAAATCTTACAATGGGGTAGCGATTTTTAGCCTACAGCCATTAACGCAAATAAGTACGGGTTTTGCTCCTGTTTTAGGCGATTTGCTAGCTGAAGATTTGGATTTTGACTCGCAAAAGCGAGTGATTACTGGCGTTATTGGTGAGATTCGGATTGTTAATTTATACGTGCCAAATGGTGCCGCTGTCGATAGCGAGAAATATGACTATAAACTGCGTTGGCTTAAAGTGCTAAAAGACTATTTAAAAACGCTGCGCGAAAAAAGCTCGGAGGAACTTTGCGTCTGTGGAGACTTCAATATTGCTTTAGAAGATAGAGATATTTACGATCCAAAAGGAAAAGAAAATCATATCATGGCTTCTCCCCGCGAACGCCAAGCGCTACAGAAAGTCCTAGCAATCGGTTTAAAGGATGCTTTTCGCAAATTTACTGCCGAAGGCGGACATTTTAGTTGGTGGGACTATCGCCAAGGAGGATTTCAACGCAACCGAGGATGGCGAATCGACCATCATTATTTAACCCCCCAACTCTATGAAAGAGCGATTAGCTGTAGGATTGACGTAGAACCGAGAAAGCTTCCTCAGCCTAGCGATCACGCTCCCGTTATCGTTGAATTTTAA
- a CDS encoding NAD(P)/FAD-dependent oxidoreductase, giving the protein MTNPLNIIVIGGGAAGFFGAITCAATHPHTQVTLLEAGHTPLAKVRISGGGRCNVTHHCFDPAQLVRFYPRGEKELRGAFSRFQPKDTIAWFESRGVRLKTEADGRMFPVTDNSETIVNCLMETARQTGVKLRTKAMVKSVKKKSDSPAQKGFEVELKTGEILKCDRLLIATGNNPLGYRFAKELGHAIEPPVPSLFTFNIDDPRLQNLAGVSVENACVYLANTGKNRLEQTGALLITHWGLSGPAILKLSAWGARVLYEHRYQMSLIINWVPTHNLETLRKYLLELKSNNPKRKISSYSPLPIPKRLWQRFLTFVGTDRQMTWAELSKEALNKLVRELAQGQYQIQGKGVFKEEFVTCGGVKLKEVDFKTMESKICPGLYFAGEVLDIDGITGGFNFQSAWTTAWLAGNAMGK; this is encoded by the coding sequence TTGACTAATCCTCTTAACATTATTGTCATCGGCGGCGGGGCTGCCGGATTTTTCGGGGCAATTACTTGTGCCGCTACCCATCCCCATACCCAAGTAACGTTACTAGAAGCAGGGCACACTCCTTTAGCGAAGGTGCGAATTTCTGGTGGGGGAAGGTGTAATGTCACCCACCACTGTTTCGATCCCGCTCAATTAGTACGATTCTATCCTAGAGGAGAGAAAGAACTGCGAGGCGCTTTTAGTCGTTTTCAACCCAAAGATACCATCGCTTGGTTTGAGTCTCGCGGCGTTCGCTTAAAAACCGAGGCGGATGGCAGGATGTTTCCCGTGACAGATAATTCGGAAACAATTGTCAATTGCCTGATGGAAACGGCAAGACAAACGGGAGTCAAATTGCGCACCAAGGCAATGGTCAAATCTGTGAAGAAAAAATCGGATTCTCCCGCACAAAAAGGATTTGAGGTGGAGTTAAAAACGGGAGAAATTTTAAAGTGCGATCGCTTGTTAATTGCAACGGGAAACAATCCGTTGGGCTATCGTTTTGCCAAAGAGTTAGGACACGCGATCGAACCTCCAGTTCCTTCTCTTTTTACATTCAATATTGACGATCCTCGCCTGCAAAATTTAGCTGGAGTTAGCGTTGAGAATGCTTGCGTGTATCTCGCGAATACCGGGAAAAATCGACTCGAACAAACGGGAGCATTATTAATTACCCATTGGGGACTTAGCGGTCCTGCGATTTTAAAATTATCTGCTTGGGGAGCGAGAGTTTTATACGAACATCGCTATCAAATGTCTTTGATAATTAATTGGGTTCCTACCCATAACCTAGAAACTTTACGAAAATACTTATTAGAACTTAAATCGAACAATCCCAAGCGTAAAATTTCCAGTTATTCTCCTTTACCGATTCCAAAACGCCTTTGGCAGAGATTCCTGACCTTTGTTGGCACCGATAGGCAAATGACTTGGGCAGAATTATCTAAGGAAGCTTTGAATAAATTAGTTCGAGAACTGGCACAAGGACAATATCAAATTCAAGGGAAAGGCGTTTTTAAAGAAGAATTCGTTACCTGCGGCGGCGTAAAGTTAAAGGAGGTCGATTTTAAAACGATGGAAAGCAAAATTTGTCCCGGACTTTATTTTGCAGGGGAGGTTCTCGACATCGATGGAATTACGGGCGGATTTAATTTTCAAAGTGCTTGGACGACTGCTTGGCTAGCAGGTAATGCGATGGGGAAATAA
- a CDS encoding HAD-IC family P-type ATPase encodes MNNRACASPVTKHPMVLALHTAVQGRARFKVRGLYRSDELKKYLESRLSSKKGINFVSARPATGHIIVRFDPECSYKAIAQAIEKLVLDYRNQKAEVGNRNSEFGIRKPEVNILLPVSPSPRLPAEPWHLKDAGAIVAELETSAEVGLASRAAREKLQRYGANVLSETPPRSGLSILLDYFKSVPVALLAAAAGLSLVTGGVADAVVIMGVVALNAALGYATESQSERIIHSLKHLVKPSAFVIRDGNLVEISAQEIVPGDILVLKPGSYVPADARLIEADRLSVDESALTGESIPVTKTPETLARPDAPLAERTNMVYMGTIVTGGQGLAVVVATGQNTEMGTIQTLVGETIVPQTPMEKQLDRAGSQLVLASSAVCGIVFGIGLLRGYGTLQMLKTSISLAVAAVPEGLPTVATTTLALGINNMRKHHVLIRRLDAVEALGSIQTICLDKTGTITTNQMSVVELYVDGQSIQRSDGKFLVGEEEIDPYTSDNLTKLMLVSVLCNDSEANSDENGFYVLNGSSTENALLQMAIDAGTNAISLREKYPRLETSHRSENHNFMTTVHLNEHHKFIAVKGNPTEVIDLCSWQIKNGKKVPLSEADKLSIEAENERMAGKALRVLAAAYMETDLEDNNGNLPEDLIWLGLIGMADPIRHGVKDLMGNFHQAGIDTIMITGDQSPTAYAIGKELNLSRGEQLQILDSTHLIEIDPEVTKGLCQRVHVFARISPSHKLQVVQALQQAGRVVAMTGDGINDAPALKAAEVGIAMGHTGTDVAREVADVVIEDDNLETMIIAVSQGRTIYNNIRKSVHFLLSTNTSEILVMLFATVGGLGQPLNAMQLLWLNLVTDIFPGLGLALEQPEPDVLSQPPRPPEEPILKQSDFKRITAESVTLSASVLGSYIYGILRYGIGSQASTIAFMSMVAAQLMHALSCRSEKHRVWSKTKLPPNRYLGAALGGSFALQSLCFIIPGLRSLLKLAPINALDGVVIGSSAFLPFVVNETTKKEQQENRATLKQESSEARGDIVGSVGRTGSVGGLPDKEETKKAKKTKKTKRQKKKKDKGD; translated from the coding sequence ATGAACAATCGCGCTTGCGCTTCCCCGGTGACGAAGCATCCGATGGTTTTGGCGCTGCATACCGCCGTCCAGGGGAGAGCTAGATTTAAAGTTAGAGGACTTTATCGCTCAGACGAACTCAAAAAATATTTAGAGTCGCGCTTGTCAAGTAAAAAAGGGATTAATTTTGTATCGGCTCGTCCGGCAACGGGTCATATTATTGTCCGCTTCGATCCGGAATGTAGTTATAAAGCGATCGCACAAGCGATTGAAAAGTTGGTATTAGACTACAGAAATCAGAAGGCAGAAGTCGGAAATCGGAATTCGGAATTCGGAATTCGGAAGCCGGAAGTTAATATCCTCCTCCCAGTCTCCCCATCTCCTCGCCTTCCTGCCGAACCATGGCATCTCAAAGACGCAGGAGCGATCGTAGCTGAATTGGAAACCTCGGCGGAAGTGGGATTAGCGAGCCGAGCAGCTAGAGAAAAACTGCAACGATACGGAGCCAACGTCCTATCAGAAACGCCCCCTCGCTCCGGGCTAAGCATTTTGCTCGACTACTTCAAATCCGTACCCGTTGCCTTGCTTGCGGCTGCGGCGGGGCTTTCCCTGGTTACAGGGGGCGTAGCAGACGCAGTCGTCATCATGGGGGTAGTAGCCCTAAATGCTGCTCTCGGTTACGCCACAGAAAGCCAATCGGAACGAATTATCCATTCTCTCAAGCACCTGGTCAAACCTTCTGCCTTTGTTATCAGAGATGGCAATTTAGTCGAAATTAGCGCCCAAGAAATCGTTCCAGGAGATATTTTGGTTCTCAAACCGGGCAGCTACGTACCAGCAGACGCAAGGCTGATCGAAGCCGACCGTCTCAGCGTTGATGAGTCTGCCTTAACGGGCGAGAGCATCCCCGTAACGAAAACACCTGAAACCCTCGCCCGTCCGGACGCTCCCCTCGCCGAACGCACCAATATGGTCTATATGGGGACGATCGTTACGGGAGGGCAAGGGCTAGCCGTAGTCGTTGCCACGGGACAAAATACAGAGATGGGAACGATTCAAACCCTGGTAGGCGAGACCATCGTCCCGCAAACCCCCATGGAAAAACAACTCGATCGCGCGGGAAGTCAACTCGTCCTGGCATCGAGCGCAGTTTGCGGCATCGTTTTTGGGATCGGTTTATTGCGCGGCTACGGCACTCTCCAGATGCTCAAGACATCCATCTCTCTGGCAGTAGCTGCGGTTCCCGAAGGATTGCCAACGGTTGCCACGACAACTTTAGCGCTCGGCATCAACAATATGAGGAAGCATCACGTCCTCATCCGCCGCCTCGATGCAGTAGAAGCCCTGGGTTCCATTCAGACCATCTGCCTGGATAAGACGGGGACGATCACGACCAATCAAATGTCAGTCGTAGAACTGTACGTGGATGGACAATCCATTCAGCGCTCCGATGGAAAATTCCTGGTGGGAGAAGAAGAGATCGACCCCTACACTAGCGACAACCTGACAAAACTGATGCTGGTTTCAGTTCTGTGCAACGATAGCGAGGCGAACTCGGATGAGAATGGATTTTACGTTCTCAATGGCTCGTCAACTGAAAACGCCCTGCTCCAGATGGCAATTGATGCCGGGACGAACGCGATCTCGCTCAGGGAAAAATATCCGCGTCTGGAAACCAGCCACCGCTCCGAAAACCACAATTTCATGACCACCGTTCACCTCAACGAACATCATAAATTTATTGCCGTCAAGGGAAATCCGACAGAAGTCATCGATCTGTGTAGCTGGCAGATTAAGAATGGGAAAAAAGTTCCTCTAAGCGAAGCAGACAAGTTGTCGATCGAGGCAGAAAACGAGCGCATGGCGGGCAAGGCGCTCAGAGTGTTGGCAGCCGCTTACATGGAAACCGATCTAGAAGATAACAACGGCAATCTTCCAGAAGATCTAATTTGGTTGGGACTGATCGGCATGGCAGATCCGATCCGGCATGGCGTCAAAGACTTGATGGGCAACTTCCATCAGGCAGGCATCGATACGATCATGATCACTGGCGATCAAAGTCCCACTGCCTACGCCATCGGCAAAGAATTGAATCTGAGTCGGGGCGAGCAACTACAAATCCTAGATTCAACCCACCTCATTGAAATCGATCCCGAAGTCACGAAGGGACTGTGCCAGCGAGTCCACGTCTTTGCCCGGATCAGTCCTTCTCATAAACTGCAAGTCGTTCAGGCATTGCAACAAGCTGGAAGAGTCGTTGCCATGACGGGAGATGGAATCAATGACGCTCCGGCGCTCAAGGCAGCCGAAGTCGGAATTGCCATGGGGCATACGGGAACTGATGTCGCCCGCGAAGTAGCCGATGTGGTGATAGAGGATGACAACCTCGAAACCATGATTATTGCCGTCAGTCAGGGACGGACTATCTACAACAACATCAGAAAATCGGTTCACTTCCTGCTCTCCACCAACACCAGCGAGATTCTGGTCATGCTTTTTGCCACGGTAGGGGGTCTGGGTCAGCCTCTCAATGCCATGCAACTTCTTTGGCTCAACCTAGTGACCGATATTTTCCCCGGTCTCGGTCTTGCCCTGGAGCAGCCAGAACCCGACGTACTCAGCCAGCCTCCTCGTCCCCCCGAAGAACCAATCCTCAAGCAATCTGACTTTAAGCGCATTACCGCAGAGTCAGTTACTTTATCAGCTAGCGTTTTGGGTTCCTATATATACGGCATCCTACGCTATGGCATCGGATCCCAGGCAAGCACGATCGCGTTTATGAGCATGGTTGCAGCGCAACTCATGCACGCCCTGAGCTGCCGTTCTGAAAAACACCGTGTTTGGAGCAAAACCAAACTGCCGCCGAATCGATATTTAGGTGCCGCTCTAGGAGGGTCGTTCGCGCTACAGAGCCTGTGCTTTATAATTCCGGGTTTGAGGAGTCTGTTGAAGCTTGCGCCTATTAATGCTTTGGATGGCGTTGTCATCGGCAGTAGTGCTTTCCTACCCTTTGTGGTGAATGAAACAACTAAGAAAGAACAACAAGAGAATAGAGCAACACTAAAGCAGGAAAGCTCGGAAGCGAGAGGAGATATTGTGGGGAGTGTGGGAAGAACTGGGAGTGTGGGAGGACTCCCAGATAAGGAAGAGACAAAAAAGGCAAAAAAGACAAAAAAGACAAAAAGACAAAAAAAGAAAAAAGACAAGGGAGACTAG
- the metK gene encoding methionine adenosyltransferase, giving the protein MKQDFMFTSESVTEGHPDKLCDRISDAIVDNFLRKDPYSRVVTECAVATSIIFIAARFDSDAIVDFTKIARKVIKQVGYDQPDFSAKTCSILTSLKELPPSQYRYFDEKKLSDEEIDRITVKNQATVFGFACNQTSALMPLPIWLAHKLAKRLTAVRCQNILPYLTPDGKTQVGIEYRDRKPHRIHSITVIASQNQPFNSQGPDLKTLQDDIRAAVIDPVFENEEIQPDDQTKIFINPDGSLIIGGPAAHSGLTGRKNAIDTYGEYSRHSGAALSGKDPTRIDRIGAYAARYAAKNVVAAGLADECEVQLSYSIGLAHPVSVQVETFGTGKISDREITMLLEKCFDFRLAGIIKRFNLRTLPAAIEGGFYRQLAAYGHVGRIDLGFIPWEETDKVPVLQESISSPVG; this is encoded by the coding sequence ATGAAACAAGACTTTATGTTCACCTCCGAATCGGTAACCGAGGGACACCCGGATAAACTGTGCGATCGCATTAGCGACGCGATCGTTGATAATTTTCTGCGCAAAGATCCCTATTCGCGGGTAGTTACGGAGTGCGCGGTCGCTACCTCGATCATTTTTATTGCGGCTCGGTTTGATTCCGATGCGATCGTAGACTTTACTAAAATTGCTAGAAAGGTCATCAAACAAGTCGGTTACGATCAGCCTGATTTCAGCGCGAAAACCTGTAGCATCCTAACTAGCCTCAAAGAGTTACCGCCGAGTCAATACCGCTATTTCGACGAAAAAAAACTCTCGGATGAGGAGATCGATCGCATTACAGTCAAAAATCAGGCAACCGTTTTCGGGTTTGCTTGCAATCAAACGTCTGCCTTGATGCCGCTTCCGATTTGGCTGGCACACAAATTGGCAAAGCGATTGACCGCCGTCAGATGCCAAAATATCCTTCCCTATCTCACGCCGGATGGAAAAACTCAGGTAGGGATTGAATACCGCGATCGCAAACCACATCGCATCCACAGCATCACTGTCATTGCCAGTCAGAACCAACCCTTTAACTCCCAAGGGCCCGATCTCAAAACCCTGCAAGACGATATTCGAGCAGCCGTCATCGACCCAGTTTTTGAGAACGAAGAAATTCAGCCAGACGACCAAACCAAAATCTTTATCAACCCCGACGGATCGCTAATTATCGGGGGTCCTGCTGCTCATTCCGGGCTAACGGGTAGAAAAAATGCGATCGATACCTACGGCGAATATTCGCGGCACAGTGGCGCAGCCCTCAGCGGCAAAGATCCGACGCGCATCGATCGCATCGGCGCTTATGCCGCTCGTTATGCTGCCAAAAATGTCGTAGCAGCAGGACTGGCTGACGAATGCGAAGTGCAGCTTAGCTATTCGATCGGGCTTGCCCATCCCGTCAGCGTCCAAGTAGAAACTTTTGGAACGGGAAAAATTTCCGATCGAGAAATTACGATGCTGCTAGAGAAGTGTTTCGATTTCCGACTGGCTGGCATTATCAAACGGTTTAATCTCAGGACGTTGCCCGCAGCGATCGAAGGCGGATTCTATCGACAGCTAGCCGCTTACGGTCACGTCGGTAGAATCGATCTGGGGTTTATTCCCTGGGAGGAAACCGATAAGGTTCCAGTTTTACAGGAGTCGATCTCAAGTCCGGTTGGGTGA